A segment of the Actinomycetota bacterium genome:
AGGGTCCAGCGAGGAAAGTCGGGGTGGCGACGGGCCTTGATCGCCCACACGGCTGCGGCCGACGCCAGGAAGATCGCGAACGATCCGACGTTGATCGCCCGCGTGGACGGACATAGCTCCAGATGGCGGCAGGCGATGTACCAGAGGCTGTCGAAGTCCGCTGCCCGCTCGCCGTTGAACCGGAAGAAGGTCAGCCATGCCGTGGGTGCGATCGCCGCGAACGGAAGGTTGACGAGGAGCCAGGCCCCCGCGGTCGTCCATGCGAGTACGATCGCGCCGTCGGGGCGCCGTTCGCGGATCCGCTGCACGATGAGTGGCACCACGAGCATGGCGGGGTAGAGCTTCGTGGCGGCGCCGAGTCCGAGGGCGACACCGGCCGCGCGATCACGCCTCCGGAAGAAGGTGAGCAGCCCGGCGGTCCCGAGCGCCACGGCGACGAGGTCCCAGTTCACCGTTCCGTACACGAACAGGGTGGGTGCGAGCGCGAAGTAGAGCGCGCGCGATCCGTTCGCGACGTACAGCATCACGGCGATCGCCACGGCCAAGCCGGTCAGCAGAAGGGCATTGACCCAGTAGAAGGGGGCGTAGTCGTCGCCGGAGATCCACGACGCAAGCCGCATCACGTACATCGTGAGCACGGGGTACTCGTCGCAGTTGCGACCCTCGACCGGCTCGCACGCATCGAGGAAGGGCAGGCGTGAGCCCCGCAACTGCTCGGTGTCGAGGAGCGGCACGACGTCGGTGTAGCAGAGCCGTCGATACTGGCGCAGGTCGCCCCAATCGCCCGAGGCGCATGGAGCCTTGGTCACGGCGCCGAGCGCCATCGTGCCCACCACGCACGCGAGGACCAGGCCGAGGCTGACCGTCGCGCGCGCGTGGCTCATCGCGCCGCATCGTAGCCCGACCACGACGGATGACCGTCGGAGTGCCGACTCGTAGAGTGTCCGGTCGTGAGGTATCGCGTGGAACAGCTGGCCGCGACCTGCGAGGTGTCGGTCGACACCGTCCGCTACTACCAATCGCGCGGGCTGCTCGCCGCCCCCGAGCGGGAAGGGCGGGTGGCTTGGTACGGCCCCGAGCACGTGGAGCGCATCGCCCAGATCCGCTCGCTGCAACGCAAGGGGCTCACGCTCGCCGCGATCCGACGGGTGGTCTCCGGCGAGCTGGGTCCCGCCGACGCAGACCTCGCGGCGGCCGTGTCGTCGGCCCTCGGGGAGGCGGGCGATCCCACCGTGAACGCCGACACCGAGGCGGACGGTTCGCTCACCCTCGAGGAGTTCTCTGCGGCGAGCGGCGTGCCCGCGTCCTTGGTCCAGGCGGTCGAGCGCGAGGGCATCCGGCTCGGCCGCCGAGTCGACGGTGAGGACCGATACACCACGGCCGACATCGAGGTCGTACGCACGGCGCTGCGTCTGCTCGAGTTCGGCTTGCCGCTGCCCGACCTGCTGGGGCTCGCCCGCGACGCCGACGCGGCGATGCGAGGTCTGGCCGTTCGTGCCGTGGCCCTGTTCGATGAGCACGTCCGCAAGCCGATCCGCGACACGGCCGGCGACGACGAGCGGGCGGCCGAGCAGATGGTCGAAGCCTTCCGCGAGCTGCTGCCGGCGGTGACGACGCTCGTGTCGCACCACTTCCGCCGCGTCCTGCTCGAGACCGCGGAGGCCCAGATCGAGGAGCCGGCCACGATCGAGGGGCGTCCGTGACCGCGCCGCTGCCGCAGGGGGAGGAGAAGCGCCGCGCAGTCCGACGGCTGTTCGACTCGATCTCGCCACGGTACGACCTCGTGAACAGGGTGATGACGTTCGGCATGGACGTCGGGTGGCGGCGCACGGCCGTCGCGGCGCTGCGGCTTCCCGGCCGGTCGTTCGTGGCGGACCTCGCATGCGGCACCGGCGACCTCTGTCGTGAGCTGGAACGCCGCGGGTACCGGGCGGTCGGGTTCGACTTCTCCCACGGCATGCTCGTGAACGCTCGCACCGACGCACCGCTCGTGGAGGCCGACGTCCTGCAGCTGCCGATCGCCGATCGGGGGGTGGACGCCGTCACCTGCGGGTTCGCCCTGCGCAACGTGGTATCGCTCGGGGGGTTCTTCCGGGAGCTCGGACGCATCGTGCGACCGGGCGGACGCATCGTGCTGCTCGACGCGAGCGAGCCAGACAATCGCGTCGTGCGTGCGGGCCACGGCCTCTACTTCAACCGGGTCGTGCCGATGATCGGCGGCACGCTCTCGAACAAGACCGCCTACTCGTACCTGCCGAAGTCGATGGCCTACCTGCCGCCGGCGGCGGAGATGCTCTCGATGCTGCGTGAGGCCGGCTTCCCGGATGTGCAGCGGCGACAGCTCTCGGGCGGGCTCACGCAGCTCTTCGTGGGCACCCGGTCGTGAGCGGGTCGGTGTACGCGAAGCCGCTGGGCGCCGCGTTCGACCTGCTGGCGGCATACGCGTCGCCGGACGGCTTCTACTTCGAGCGGAAGGGCCTCGGTGTCGCGACCGCCTCGCTCGACGGCGCGCTCGAGATCGGCCCCGCATCGGACGTATCGGCGTTGGCTCGAGCGGTCGCGGTGGCCTTGCGGGAGGTCGGCGACGTCCACGGTGTCACGCCCCTCGCGGTCGGAGCGCTGCCGTTCGCGGCAACTCCAGCGTCCTTGTGGATACCCCGGCGCACGGTGATCCGCACGGACGACGGGGAAACGTGGCTGCTCGACCTCGCGGGCGATGGCGACCAGGCACCCGCGTTCCGGCCGGAGCGGGTGATCGGCGAGCTTCCGCACGAGGCGTTCCGGCCCGTGCAGCTGAGCGAGGAGCCGCCGGGTCCGGTCTACGCCGAGGCCGTGCGTTCCGCCGTGGATCTGATCGATGCGGGCGCACTCGAGAAGGTGGTGCTCGCGCGAACCCTGTGCGTCGACGCCGGCCGGGCGCTCGATGCCCGGCGGTTGCTGCATCGTCTCCGCGCGGTCGAGCCTCACTGCTACACCTTCGCCGCGCCGACACGGCAAGGACCTCCGTCTTCCGTCGCTGGCACCAACACGGACGTCCCTGCTCAGTCGCGCGAAGGATCGTCGATCCGCCTCCGTCCCCTGGTCGGCGCGAGCCCGGAGCTGCTGGTCTCTCGTCGAGGAGATCGTGTGCGCTCGATGCCGTTGGCGGGAACGGCTCCCCGCTCAGGCGACCCCGACGAGGACCTCGCGAACGCCGAGGCGCTCGCGGCGTCGGCGAAGGACCGGGAGGAGCACGCGATCGTCGTCGCCGCGGTCGCCGACGTGCTCGGAGGCTTCTGCGACGACCTCACCTTCGACGCCGAGCCCGTGCTCGAGCCCACCGCCAACGTGTGGCACCTGGCGACGCGGTTCGAAGGGACGCTCCGTGACCGGTCGGTGACCGCGCTCGACCTCGTCGCCGAACTGCATCCGACCCCTGCCGTATGCGGCACGCCCGAGACGGCTGCCCGGTCATGCATCGATCGGTCGGAAGGCTTCGACCGCGGGGCCTACGCGGGGCCGGTGGGGTGGGTGGACGTTCGAGGTGACGGCGACTGGGCGATCGCGCTCCGCTGCGCCGAACTCGACGGCGCGCGAGCCACGCTCTACGCCGGCGCCGGCATCGTGGGGGGGTCGGATCCGGCGAGCGAGCTCGAGGAGACCGATCGCAAGTTCCGCGCGTTCCTCGACTCGCTGCGCTGGGGCTGACCTCGGTATGGAAGTCCGCGTGCACGACGCCACGACTCATCCCGGCGGCAGGCTCGCCCGCGCCGCCCGGCGCGTGAGGCCGAGCCGTGTGAGCTCCATCGACGCGAGCGCCGAGTGCCGGCCCGCCTGCAGATCGCCCCAGGGATCGGTCGTGATCCCCGCGATCCGTGAGTACGGGAACCGGGTCGCGGCGCGCAGCGCGAGGTATCCATCGAGCCCGGGGTCGCCGACGTCCAGCGCCTTGCCGATACGCCGACGCTCGCGTGCGAGCGGGGCACGGATCACGAGCCACACGGCGAGGAGAGGGACCGTCGGGCCCAGCGCGATGACGAGCCCGATCAGGAGCGAGATGTTGAAG
Coding sequences within it:
- a CDS encoding glycosyltransferase 87 family protein — its product is MSHARATVSLGLVLACVVGTMALGAVTKAPCASGDWGDLRQYRRLCYTDVVPLLDTEQLRGSRLPFLDACEPVEGRNCDEYPVLTMYVMRLASWISGDDYAPFYWVNALLLTGLAVAIAVMLYVANGSRALYFALAPTLFVYGTVNWDLVAVALGTAGLLTFFRRRDRAAGVALGLGAATKLYPAMLVVPLIVQRIRERRPDGAIVLAWTTAGAWLLVNLPFAAIAPTAWLTFFRFNGERAADFDSLWYIACRHLELCPSTRAINVGSFAIFLASAAAVWAIKARRHPDFPRWTLGLPVLVAFLLSNKVYSPQYGLWLLPWFALVLPRLWLFLAFSLTDVAVFVTRFTWFGRLQGAPGSSQALFEVMVMLRAVVLVWCVLAWILREHEPIELERRRRAGPPALEVEAVSA
- a CDS encoding ubiquinone/menaquinone biosynthesis methyltransferase; the protein is MTAPLPQGEEKRRAVRRLFDSISPRYDLVNRVMTFGMDVGWRRTAVAALRLPGRSFVADLACGTGDLCRELERRGYRAVGFDFSHGMLVNARTDAPLVEADVLQLPIADRGVDAVTCGFALRNVVSLGGFFRELGRIVRPGGRIVLLDASEPDNRVVRAGHGLYFNRVVPMIGGTLSNKTAYSYLPKSMAYLPPAAEMLSMLREAGFPDVQRRQLSGGLTQLFVGTRS
- a CDS encoding MerR family transcriptional regulator, producing the protein MRYRVEQLAATCEVSVDTVRYYQSRGLLAAPEREGRVAWYGPEHVERIAQIRSLQRKGLTLAAIRRVVSGELGPADADLAAAVSSALGEAGDPTVNADTEADGSLTLEEFSAASGVPASLVQAVEREGIRLGRRVDGEDRYTTADIEVVRTALRLLEFGLPLPDLLGLARDADAAMRGLAVRAVALFDEHVRKPIRDTAGDDERAAEQMVEAFRELLPAVTTLVSHHFRRVLLETAEAQIEEPATIEGRP
- a CDS encoding isochorismate synthase, with the protein product MSGSVYAKPLGAAFDLLAAYASPDGFYFERKGLGVATASLDGALEIGPASDVSALARAVAVALREVGDVHGVTPLAVGALPFAATPASLWIPRRTVIRTDDGETWLLDLAGDGDQAPAFRPERVIGELPHEAFRPVQLSEEPPGPVYAEAVRSAVDLIDAGALEKVVLARTLCVDAGRALDARRLLHRLRAVEPHCYTFAAPTRQGPPSSVAGTNTDVPAQSREGSSIRLRPLVGASPELLVSRRGDRVRSMPLAGTAPRSGDPDEDLANAEALAASAKDREEHAIVVAAVADVLGGFCDDLTFDAEPVLEPTANVWHLATRFEGTLRDRSVTALDLVAELHPTPAVCGTPETAARSCIDRSEGFDRGAYAGPVGWVDVRGDGDWAIALRCAELDGARATLYAGAGIVGGSDPASELEETDRKFRAFLDSLRWG